One genomic region from Argentina anserina chromosome 2, drPotAnse1.1, whole genome shotgun sequence encodes:
- the LOC126784893 gene encoding myosin-15: MSLRKGSKVWVEDRDSAWLPAEVADFKGKHVQLLAASGNKVLASPEKLYPRDADEDEHGGVDDMTKLTYLNEPGVLYNLRRRYALNDIYTYTGSILIAVNPFTKLPHLYNVHMMEQYKGAPFGELSPHVFAVADASYRAMMSEGCSQSILVSGESGAGKTETTKLIMQYLTYVGGRAASDERTVEQQVLESNPLLEAFGNARTVRNDNSSRFGKFVEIQFDANGRISGAAIRTYLLERSRVVQITDPERNYHCFYQLCASGKDAEKYKLDHPSHFHYLNQSKTYELDGVSNAEEYMKTRTAMDIVGINHEEQEAIFRTLAAILHLGNVEFLPGKEHDSSVLKDQKSSFHMQMAANLFMCDENLLLATLSTRTIQTREGIIIKALDCNGAVSSRDALAKTVYARLFDWLVEKINRSVGQDLNSQMQIGVLDIYGFECFKDNSFEQFCINFANEKLQQHFNEHVFKMEQEEYSKEEINWSYIEFIDNQDVLDLIEKKPLGIIALLDEACMFPKSTHHTFSTRLFQSFRDHPRWEKAKFSETDFTLSHYAGKVTYHTDYFLDKNRDYVVVEHCNLLSSSKCPFVANLFCSLPEESSRSSYKFSSVATRFKQQLQALMETLNTTEPHYVRCVKPNSLNRPQKFENLSILHQLRCGGVLEAVRISLAGYPTRRTYSEFVDRFGLLAREYVDVSYDEKSTTEKILKNLKLANFQLGKHKVFLRAGQIGVLDSRRAEVLDNAAKRIQCRLRTLLARRNFVSTRAAAVALQAFCRGFLARSLYAEKRETAAAIFIQKHVRRWLSRHAYVELHSAAVTMQSNIRGFSTRLRFVHGKKHKAATVIQARWRMRKVRSAFKHHQASIVALQCLWRRKLAKRELRKLKKEANESGALRLAKNKLEKQMEDLTWRLQLEKRIRVSNEEAKSAEISKLHKVVESLNLELDASKLATINECNKNAVLQNQLELSGKERSALERELIDMAGLRKENAVLKSSLDALDKKNSNLESELLKAQKISNDTIRKLQEFEQKCKDLQQNVSSLKEKLSVLEDENHIMRQKALAVTPKSTRRGYEMASIPEKNSGALVPHTDRRPEFESPTPSKMITPFSHGRSESRRTKLAAERHQENYEFLSRCIKEDIGFKDSKPSAACIIYKCLLQWHAFESERTVIFDHIIEGINEVLRVGDENITLPYWLSNASALLCLLQRNLRPNGFPPTQRSAGSSSLALRIAHGLTSPFKQGDAMSHLEARYPAILFKQQLTACVEKIFGLMRDILKKELSPLLGSCIQAPKAARVHAGKSRSPGNAPQQLPGSQWDNIIKFLDTLMIRLRGNHVPSFFIRKLIIQVFSFINMSLFNSLLLRRECCTFSNGEYVKSGLAELEKWIVNTGDEFAGTSWHELNYIRQAVGFLVIHQKRRKSLDEIRQDLCPALTVRQIYRISTMYWDDKYGTQSVSNEVVAQMRELLNKDNQNLTSNSFLLDDDLSIPFSTEDIDKAIPLIDPSDIEIPSSLSGYSCVQFLVPHQNEIVRSSEIVAA; the protein is encoded by the exons ATGAGTCTCCGGAAGGGCTCCAAGGTCTGGGTCGAGGACCGCGATTCCGCCTGGCTCCCCGCCGAGGTCGCCGACTTCAAAGGCAAGCACGTCCAGCTCCTCGCCGCTTCCGGCAACAAG GTTTTGGCGTCGCCGGAGAAGCTGTATCCGAGGGACGCCGATGAGGACGAGCATGGCGGAGTCGACGACATGACCAAATTGACCTACTTGAACGAGCCGGGAGTGCTCTACAATCTCAGGAGGAGATATGCTCTTAATGATATCTAT ACATATACAGGGAGCATTTTGATTGCCGTTAATCCATTCACTAAGCTTCCACATCTATACAATGTACATATGATGGAGCAATATAAGGGAGCTCCTTTTGGCGAGCTAAGCCCCCATGTGTTTGCCGTGGCTGATGCATCTTATAG AGCAATGATGTCTGAGGGTTGTAGCCAATCAATACTTGTCAGTGGTGAAAGTGGAGCTGGGAAAACAGAGACAACGAAACTGATTATGCAGTACCTTACTTATGTAGGAGGTCGGGCCGCTAGTGATGAGAGAACTGTTGAGCAGCAGGTTCTTGAA TCAAATCCCCTGCTGGAGGCTTTTGGGAATGCGAGGACTGTTAGAAATGACAATTCAAG TCGTTTTGGCAAGTTTGTTGAGATTCAGTTTGATGCAAACGGGAGAATATCTGGAGCTGCAATCAGAACTTACCTGTTGGAGAGATCCCGTGTTGTGCAGATAACAGACCCGGAAAGGAATTACCACTGTTTTTACCAATTGTGCGCATCTGGAAAG GATGCAGAGAAGTACAAGTTGGACCATCCAAGCCACTTTCACTACCTGAATCAAAGCAAGACGTATGAACTGGATGGAGTCAGCAATGCAGAAGAATACATGAAGACAAGAACAGCAATGGATATTGTTGGCATCAACCACGAAGAACAG GAAGCAATATTTCGCACCTTGGCTGCGATCCTACATTTGGGAAATGTTGAATTTTTACCTGGAAAAGAGCATGACTCTTCTGTTCTAAAGGATCAGAAATCCAGCTTTCATATGCAGATGGCTGCAAATCTTTTTAT GTGTGATGAAAACCTCTTGTTAGCCACATTATCTACTCGTACAATCCAAACTCGTGAAGGAATCATTATTAAAGCTCTAGATTGTAATGGTGCTGTTTCGAGTAGAGATGCATTGGCAAAGACTGTTTATGCTCGATTGTTTGATTG GCTTGTTGAGAAGATTAACCGGTCTGTTGGGCAAGACTTGAATTCCCAAATGCAGATTGGAGTTTTGGACATTTATGGTTTTGAGTGCTTTAAAGACAACAG TTTTGAGCAATTTTGCATCAATTTTGCTAATGAGAAGCTGCAGCAGCATTTTAACGAG CATGTATTCAAGATGGAGCAGGAGGAGTATAGCAAAGAGGAAATCAATTGGAGCTACATTGAATTTATAGACAACCAAGATGTTCTAGATTTGATTGAGAAG AAACCTCTTGGGATCATTGCTCTGTTGGATGAAGCTTG CATGTTTCCGAAATCAACACACCACACATTTTCAACCAGGTTGTTTCAGAGTTTCCGTGACCACCCAAGGTGGGAGAAGGCAAAATTTTCGGAGACAGATTTTACTTTGTCCCACTATGCTGGAAAG GTCACTTATCACACAGATTACTTTTTGGATAAGAACCGTGATTATGTTGTGGTAGAACACTGCAATCTTTTGTCTTCATCAAAATGCCCCTTTGTTGCTAACCTTTTCTGCTCGCTAcctgaagaatcatcaagatcATCGTACAAATTTTCTTCTGTAGCCACTAGATTTAAG CAACAACTTCAAGCATTGATGGAAACCCTCAATACAACAGAACCTCATTATGTACGCTGTGTTAAGCCAAACTCATTGAATCGACCACAGAAATTTGAGAATCTGAGCATCTTGCACCAATTACGCTGTGGG GGTGTCCTAGAGGCTGTTCGGATAAGTCTGGCAGGTTATCCCACACGTAGGACTTACTCAGAGTTTGTAGATCGTTTTGGATTATTAGCTCGTGAATATGTGGACGTAAG CTATGATGAAAAATCTACAACTGAGAAAATTCTGAAGAATTTAAAGCTTGCAAATTTTCAG TTGGGTAAACACAAAGTGTTTCTTAGGGCTGGTCAAATCGGAGTTTTGGACTCCAGACGCGCTGAGGTCTTGGACAATGCTGCAAAGCGTATACAATGTCGGTTGCGAACATTGCTTGCTCGCAGGAATTTTGTTTCAACTCGTGCTGCTGCAGTTGCACTTCAAGCTTTTTGTAGAG GATTCCTTGCTAGATCACTGTATGCTGAAAAACGAGAGACAGCTGCTGCTATTTTCATTCAGAAACATGTTCGAAGGTGGCTATCGAGGCATGCTTATGTTGAATTACATTCAGCTGCTGTTACCATGCAGTCCAATATTCGTGGTTTTTCAACCCGCCTAAGATTTGTCCATGGAAAGAAACATAAAGCTGCTACTGTGATCCAG GCTCGATGGAGGATGCGCAAGGTTCGCTCAGCTTTTAAACATCATCAAGCTTCTATTGTAGCCCTACAATGTCTTTGGAGGCGGAAGTTGGCAAAGAGAGAACTCCGAAAGCTTAAGAAG GAGGCAAATGAAAGTGGTGCCTTACGTTTAGCTAAGAATAAACTCGAGAAGCAGATGGAAGATCTCACATGGCGATTGCAACTTGAAAAAAGAATACgg GTTTCTAATGAAGAAGCTAAGTCAGCTGAAATTTCAAAGCTTCACAAAGTGGTGGAATCTTTGAACCTCGAGTTAGATGCATCAAAACTGGCAACAATTAATGAGTGCAACAAGAATGCAGTGCTACAAAATCAATTGGAACTGTCAGGGAAAGAAAGATCTGCTTTGGAAAGAGAACTCATTGATATGGCCGGATTGAGAAAGGAAAATGCTGTTTTAAAA AGTTCGTTGGATGCTTTGGATAAGAAGAACTCTAACCTAGAGAGTGAGCTACTCAAGGCTCAGAAAATCAGCAATGACACCATTAGGAAGCTGCAAGAATTCGAACAAAAGTGTAAAGATCTCCAACAGAATGTCAGCAG TCTGAAGGAGAAACTTTCAGTTTTGGAGGATGAGAATCATATCATGCGACAAAAGGCCCTTGCTGTGACTCCAAAGAGCACTCGACGTGGTTATGAAATGGCATCAATTCCTGAG AAGAACTCTGGTGCACTTGTTCCTCACACAGATCGAAGGCCTGAATTT GAATCACCCACACCTTCAAAAATGATAACACCCTTTTCACATGGCCGGTCTGAATCCCGGCGAACAAAGTTAGCAGCGGAGAGGCACCAG GAGAACTATGAATTCCTATCAAGGTGTATTAAAGAAGATATTGGGTTTAAAGACAGTAAACCATCAGCGGCTTGTATCATATACAAATGCCTTCTTCAGTGGCATGCTTTCGAGTCTGAGCGGACAGTTATTTTTGACCATATAATCGAGGGGATAAATGAAGTTCTAAGG GTTGGAGATGAGAACATTACCTTGCCATATTGGCTGTCCAATGCCTCAGCACTTCTGTGTCTTCTGCAGAGGAATTTACGACCAAATGGTTTCCCACCAACTCAGCGTTCAGCAGGGTCTTCCAGTTTAGCTCTAAGGATTGCTCAT GGACTGACATCACCATTCAAACAAGGAGATGCTATGTCACATCTAGAAGCAAGATATCCAGCTATACTAttcaaacaacaacttactGCTTGCGTAGAGAAGATTTTTGGGTTGATGCGTGACATTTTGAAGAAGGAATTGTCCCCGCTACTGGGATCATGCATTCAG GCGCCTAAAGCTGCACGAGTTCATGCCGGGAAGTCTAGATCACCTGGTAATGCGCCTCAACAATTACCTGGGAGTCAGTGGGACAACATAATCAAGTTTTTGGATACCCTAATGATTCGATTGCGTGGAAATCAT GTACCTTCATTTTTTATTCGCAAGCTAATTATACAGGTCTTTTCATTCATAAATATGTCACTTTTTAACAG TCTGCTTCTGCGACGTGAGTGTTGCACATTTTCAAATGGAGAATATGTAAAATCAGGTCTAGCTGAACTGGAGAAGTGGATTGTCAACACAGGGGATGAG TTTGCAGGAACCTCATGGCACGAGCTAAATTATATTAGGCAAGCTGTTGGTTTTCTG GTAATTCATCAGAAGAGGAGAAAATCTCTGGATGAGATCAGGCAGGACCTTTGTCCG GCATTGACAGTTAGGCAAATCTATCGAATTAGTACCATGTACTGGGATGACAAATACGGCACTCAGAGTGTGTCCAATGAG GTGGTTGCCCAAATGAGGGAACTTCTTAACAAGGACAATCAGAATCTAACCTCCAATTCATTCTTGTTGGATGATGATTTAAG CATTCCTTTCTCTACAGAAGATATTGACAAGGCAATTCCTCTTATTGATCCTTCAGATATTGAAATTCCATCTTCCTTGTCTGGTTATTCTTGTGTTCAGTTTCTTGTTCCACACCAAAATGAAATAGTACGTTCATCCGAAATAGTTGCTGCATAA
- the LOC126784241 gene encoding LRR receptor-like serine/threonine-protein kinase ERECTA, which yields MAFRFESLLLGLLVCVSFGNVDSDEEYEGATLLEIKKSFRDVDNVLYDWRDSPSLDYCAWRGITCDNASFSVIALNLSSLNLEGEISPAIGNLKGLQSIDLRANRLSGQIPDEIGDCSSLRYLDLSFNEINGDIPFSISKLKQLESIMLKNNQLIGPLPSTLSQIPNLKMLDLAQNNLSGEIPRLIYWNEVLQYLGLRGNNLVGKLSPDMCQLTGLWYFDVRNNSLTGSIPQNIGNCTAFQVLDLSYNQLTGEIPFNIGFLQVATLSLQGNQLFGPIPSVIGLMQALAVLDLSGNMLSGPIPPILGNLTYTEKLYLHANKLTGSIPPELGQMEQLHYLVLNDNHLTGQIPPELGKLTNLFDLNVANNNLQGPIPDNLSSCTNLNTLNVYGNKLNGTIPPALQRLESMTYLNLSSNNLHGSIPIELSRIGNLDTLDLSNNKFSGSVPSSLGDLEHLLKLNLSRNHMTGFIPAEFGNLRSVVDIDLSNNQLSGMIPQELSQLQNLFSLRLEHNNISGEVMSLINCLSLAVLNVSYNNLAGDIPTSNNFSRFSPDSFVGNPGICGYWLNSPCHESRPTERVSLSKAAILGIALGALVILLMILIAAFRPYHPTPFPDGSLDKPVNYSTPKLVILNMNMALHVYEDIMRMTENLSEKYIIGYGASSTVYKCVLKNCKPVAIKRLYSHYPSCLKEFETELGTVGSIKHRNLVSLQGYSLSSSGNLLFYDYMENGSLWDLLHGPTTKKKKLDWETRIQIALGAAQGLTYLHHDCCPRIIHRDVKSSNILLDKDFEAHLTDFGIAKSLCMSKTHTSTCVMGTIGYIDPEYARTSRLTEKSDVYSYGIVLLELLTGRKAVDNECNLHHLILSKTANNAVMETVDPEITAACMDLGAVKKVFQLALLCTKRQPTDRPTMHEVTRVLSSLVPSPTQPKQVTLNPLSTTLLSSVKAQCYMDEYANLKTPHMLNCPSMSTSDAQLFLKFGEVISQNSE from the exons ATGGCATTTCGGTTTGAGTCCTTGCTGCTGGGTTTGCTTGTTTGTGTGAGCTTTGGTAATGTGGATTCAGATGAAG AATATGAAGGAGCAACACTGCTGGAGATAAAGAAATCGTTTAGGGATGTGGACAATGTTCTCTACGACTGGAGAGACTCACCGTCTTTAGACTATTGTGCTTGGAGAGGCATCACATGTGACAATGCCTCCTTCAGTGTCATTGCACT GAATCTATCAAGTCTAAATCTTGAAGGGGAAATCTCACCTGCAATAGGGAATCTGAAGGGCCTCCAGTCCAT TGACTTGAGAGCAAACCGACTTTCTGGCCAGATCCCAGATGAGATTGGTGACTGTTCGTCTCTGAGATACCT GGACCTGTCCTTTAATGAGATAAATGGAGACATCCCATTTTCGATATCCAAGTTAAAGCAATTGGAATCCAT AATGTTGAAAAATAATCAGTTGATTGGACCACTCCCTTCAACACTGTCCCAGATTCCTAACCTGAAGATGTT AGACCTAGCCCAGAATAATCTCAGTGGGGAAATACCAAGGCTCATTTACTGGAATGAAGTCCTACAATACCT tGGTCTGCGAGGGAACAATTTAGTTGGGAAGCTTTCTCCAGATATGTGCCAGCTAACGGGGTTGTGGTATTT TGATGTGAGAAACAACAGTTTGACTGGTAGCATTCCTCAGAATATAGGGAACTGCACTGCATTCCAAGTCTT GGATCTGTCCTATAACCAGCTAACTGGAGAGATACCTTTTAACATTGGGTTCCTGCAAGTAGCCACCTT ATCATTGCAGGGTAATCAACTTTTTGGGCCTATCCCCTCTGTGATTGGCTTAATGCAAGCACTTGCTGTGCT AGATTTGAGTGGCAACATGCTAAGTGGACCCATACCTCCGATTCTGGGAAATTTGACTTATACTGAGAAATT GTATTTGCATGCCAACAAGCTTACTGGATCGATTCCCCCAGAGCTGGGGCAAATGGAACAGCTTCATTATTT GGTATTGAATGATAACCATCTTACTGGACAAATTCCTCCTGAACTTGGGAAGCTTACTAACTTGTTTGACCT AAATGTTGCCAACAACAATCTTCAAGGCCCCATCCCTGATAATCTTAGCTCATGTACAAATCTCAATACCCT CAATGTGTATGGGAACAAATTGAATGGAACCATCCCACCTGCTCTTCAGAGGCTGGAGAGTATGACTTATCT GAATTTGTCCTCCAACAATCTTCATGGCTCTATACCAATTGAGCTGTCTCGGATTGGAAATTTGGATACTTT GGATCTTTCTAATAACAAGTTTAGTGGATCCGTACCTTCTTCGCTCGGTGATTTGGAACATCTCCTTAAGCT GAATTTGAGTAGAAATCATATGACAGGATTTATTCCAGCAGAGTTCGGTAACCTAAGGAGTGTCGTGGATAT AGATCTGTCAAATAATCAGTTGAGTGGAATGATTCCTCAGGAGCTCAGTCAGCTGCAGAATTTGTTCTCACT GAGGTTGGAGCACAACAATATATCTGGGGAAGTGATGTCATTGATCAATTGCCTCAGTCTTGCGGTGCT AAATGTGTCTTATAACAACCTTGCGGGAGATATTCCTACGTCAAACAACTTCTCAAGGTTTTCACCCGACAG CTTTGTTGGAAATCCTGGTATTTGTGGTTATTGGCTTAATTCTCCATGTCATGAGTCACGTCCAACAGAGAGAG TTTCGTTATCCAAAGCAGCTATCCTGGGAATTGCTCTTGGTGCCCTCGTGATTCTTCTCATGATCCTTATTGCAGCCTTCCGCCCTTACCATCCAACTCCTTTCCCTGACGGTTCACTAGACAAACCAG TTAATTACTCAACACCAAAGCTGGTGATTCTTAACATGAATATGGCACTTCATGTGTACGAGGATATCATGAGGATGACAGAAAACTTGAGTGAGAAGTATATAATTGGTTATGGCGCATCAAGCACGGTGTACAAATGTGTTCTTAAGAATTGTAAGCCAGTGGCGATCAAGAGACTCTACTCTCATTATCCATCATGCTTGAAGGAATTTGAGACAGAACTTGGAACAGTTGGCAGTATCAAGCATCGAAATCTGGTCAGCCTCCAAGGATACTCTTTGTCTTCTTCAGGGAACCTTCTCTTTTATGATTATATGGAGAATGGCAGTCTCTGGGATCTCCTTCATG GCCCAACtaccaagaagaaaaagctGGACTGGGAAACTCGTATCCAGATAGCACTAGGAGCAGCTCAAGGGCTGACCTATCTCCATCATGATTGTTGTCCACGTATCATACACAGGGATGTGAAGTCATCTAACATTCTGTTGGACAAGGATTTTGAGGCTCATTTAACGGATTTTGGTATTGCTAAGAGCTTGTGCATGTCAAAGACACATACATCTACCTGCGTGATGGGCACCATTGGCTACATAGATCCCGAGTACGCCCGAACGTCCCGCCTTACTGAGAAGTCGGATGTTTATAGTTATGGGATTGTCCTGCTGGAGTTGCTAACAGGAAGGAAAGCTGTGGACAATGAATGCAATCTCCATCATTTG ATCTTATCAAAGACAGCGAACAATGCTGTGATGGAAACAGTTGATCCTGAGATCACAGCCGCGTGCATGGACCTTGGAGCAGTGAAGAAGGTCTTTCAGCTGGCACTCCTATGCACAAAGAGGCAGCCAACAGACCGGCCGACTATGCATGAAGTAACACGAGTGTTGAGTAGCCTTGTGCCATCACCTACACAGCCGAAACAAGTAACCCTCAATCCACTATCCACTACACTACTCTCATCTGTCAAAGCGCAGTGCTACATGGACGAGTATGCAAACCTCAAAACCCCTCACATGCTCAATTGCCCATCCATGAGTACCTCCGATGCGCAGCTCTTTCTCAAGTTTGGAGAGGTAATTTCTCAAAACAGTGAGTGA